A single region of the Rhodococcus sp. W8901 genome encodes:
- the nhaA gene encoding Na+/H+ antiporter NhaA — MISAARSELARYLRTETVGGSILLIAAALAVLWANSPFADAYTSLRDWQIGPAAIHLNLSLGTWAQDGLLAIFFFVAGLELKRELVVGELADRKKALLPIIAACGGVVVPAIIAAVVGAGAPGMDRGWAIPVATDIAFALGVLALTGSRIPASARVFLLSLAVVDDLLAIVLIAVLFTSSIAMLWILTAIVCLVVYWYAQKRRITTPLLYVPLALLTWYSVHEAGIHATLAGVALGLLTRVRTDPGEQYAPATRLEHRLQPYSAAICVPLFALFASGVPINGQVLGQLFTDRIGLAIILGLLVGKTVGIFGISWLAIRLGIATKPRLLGMRDMFALSVLGAIGFTVSLLVADLALAGIGDGSEADIAKAAVLVTSLAASLLGSALLLRRGRVHQARAAAEGS; from the coding sequence TTGATTTCTGCCGCACGCTCCGAACTCGCCCGCTACCTCCGCACCGAAACGGTGGGCGGGTCCATCCTGCTGATCGCCGCCGCTCTGGCCGTGCTGTGGGCAAACTCTCCCTTCGCCGACGCTTACACGTCACTGCGGGACTGGCAGATCGGCCCCGCCGCCATCCACCTGAACCTCAGCCTCGGCACCTGGGCACAGGACGGTCTGCTCGCGATCTTCTTCTTCGTCGCTGGTCTCGAGCTCAAACGCGAGCTCGTGGTCGGCGAACTGGCCGACCGGAAGAAGGCGCTGCTGCCGATCATCGCCGCGTGCGGCGGCGTCGTGGTGCCGGCGATCATCGCGGCCGTCGTCGGCGCCGGCGCCCCAGGCATGGACCGCGGCTGGGCGATCCCGGTCGCCACCGACATCGCCTTCGCGCTCGGTGTGCTCGCGCTGACCGGCTCGCGGATCCCGGCGAGCGCCCGCGTGTTCCTGCTCAGCCTCGCGGTGGTCGACGACCTGCTCGCGATCGTGCTGATCGCGGTGCTGTTCACCAGTTCCATCGCGATGCTGTGGATCCTGACGGCGATCGTGTGCCTCGTCGTCTACTGGTACGCGCAGAAGCGCCGCATCACGACACCCCTGCTGTACGTCCCGCTGGCCCTGCTGACCTGGTACAGCGTCCACGAGGCGGGGATCCACGCAACACTGGCCGGCGTCGCGCTGGGCCTGCTCACCCGGGTCCGGACCGATCCGGGCGAGCAGTACGCCCCCGCGACCCGGCTCGAACACCGGCTGCAGCCGTACTCCGCGGCGATCTGCGTGCCCCTGTTCGCCCTGTTCGCATCCGGCGTCCCGATCAACGGCCAGGTCCTCGGGCAGCTGTTCACCGATCGCATCGGCCTGGCAATCATCCTCGGACTCCTGGTCGGCAAGACCGTCGGAATCTTCGGTATCTCGTGGCTCGCGATCCGTCTGGGCATCGCGACCAAGCCCCGACTCCTGGGCATGCGCGACATGTTCGCCCTGTCGGTGCTCGGCGCGATCGGGTTCACCGTTAGCCTTCTGGTGGCCGATCTTGCTCTCGCGGGTATCGGCGACGGCAGCGAAGCGGACATCGCGAAGGCCGCGGTGCTCGTGACGTCGTTGGCTGCGTCACTGCTCGGATCGGCGCTACTGTTGCGACGCGGACGGGTCCATCAGGCCCGCGCCGCTGCCGAGGGCTCGTGA